A portion of the Caenorhabditis elegans chromosome III genome contains these proteins:
- the Y22D7AL.1 gene encoding COX3 domain-containing protein (Predicted): MPTPTESSSTLRKTLWWFFIFYVLLKIVVIVFIIGYYSKYGVADKNSTIIVFGLGGLHGIHG, from the coding sequence ATGCCAACCCCAACCGAATCATCCTCAACTCTTCGCAAGACCCTCTGGTGGTTCTTCATCTTCTATGTCCTGCTCAAGATCGTCGTCATCGTCTTCATCATCGGTTACTACTCGAAATATGGTGTCGCCGACAAAAACTCGACCATCATCGTCTTCGGCCTCGGTGGACTCCACGGAATTCATggatga